A region of the Notolabrus celidotus isolate fNotCel1 chromosome 18, fNotCel1.pri, whole genome shotgun sequence genome:
GTCCACCAGCATACCTGGGGGACACAGGAAGATTATTAAAACACTGTAAGTCAGGCTTAGAAAATAAGACTGATGatgtctcagtgacatcattaGGGTTCTTTCATACTGGGGATGGCAAATGGTTCATAGAAAGCCCATACTATGGGCCAAATAGTTGGACTATCTGCATCTGCCTCACCAAATTTGACCATCTTCAAGATTTAATATCTGACTTTTATTACATGAATAAGACTTTTATCCTCACTAGACCTCAAATGTCTCAGTTTGTGattctctcttcctgtcttgcTCTTAATCTTTTTGTTTGGATTATATTCTAAATTCAATTTTACCTATGTACAATCAatgaaatgctaaatctaaatcaaacATCACCCCTATATTTCAGATAATGAATTTGGTATTTAACCATGGCTAGTACTTATAGTAAACTTGAATACAGATAATCTCACCTCCGAGAGGGGGTCCAGCCAGCCCAGCAAAGCTTTGAATGAATACATAAACACCAGCAGCCGAAGACATCCTCTCTATGCCCACCACATCATCCTCAGCCAGCATGGGGATGTGTGTGCTTGTTAGAGTTCCCAAAAAGAACCCATAAATTGCACAGCACACAGCCAGGCCATAGTACTCTTTAACCAAGGTAAATCCAACCAGATCAGCAGTCAATAAAATGACACACACCAGAAGTACATATAGCTTATGCGCCCTGAGACGCTCCCGTGTCAGGATCCATCCGATGCTTAATCGGCCAAAGATTTCAGCCACGGCCATGGTAGAGAGCATGTAGGTGGCACGGTCCCGCTCCACGCCTCGAGTCACACTCAGCTCAATGATGTAGAGTTGAGGGGCAAAGAAGCCAAGCGTGACAAACAGTCCAAACAGAGAATAGAAAATAAAGCTGCACTCTCTGAGGACTGAAAAATCCAGAAGTTTTGTCTTCTTTAAAGATACCTTTTGATCACCCGgtttcttttcatcatttacCAACTGTTTCTCTGCATCATGGCAGTTGTTTTCCACTGATGCGTCTTCTTTGGCCAGTAAACTCTTCTCCTCTGGACTGCTGTGTTCTGCATCCTTTAGAGGCTGGACACTAGAGTCCCCGGTGCTCACAGAGCCTCTGATGAGGTCATTGTCCTGACTTTTGGAGGTAGTTTGTTCATGTGAGGTATTGTTCTCTGGGTTTGTGCCCTCTACATTCTCCTGAGTACTGAGGGCTTCCAGTTCCTTTTGGGATGATGTGTCGGTCTCTGCTTTAAGGTCCTCTCTGGGTTTGATAACAATTGGCCGGAGAAGAGCACCAAAGATGATGATGGTTCCCTGAAGGCCTCCCATCACTACCATGGTTTTTCGCCAGCCAACATGGTCCCTCAGTGCTGAAAAGGCTGAAGGACAAGAGGAGGTAATTGTTCATCAATAAGGCTTGATCATAATTTGAAAAGTGAGCTGCATCAGATCTGACTTGTATAAAGACTACATCAAAAATATAGCTTTCGGTGGTGCATACAGCTCCATAATAGAGAATAAGACTGGCAATGTCGTATATTTCAGTAATGTCAACAAGTCTATGAGGAAACGAAACATGCATCTGTCTTTCTCAACACCTGTCTGCGTATCATGTACCATGTCATTGGTTCATTAGTAAATCTCATTGAAAACATGTcatacaaaaacagttttatttcagagaCAGTTTGCAGAACAGCTTTTAACTAGACTGTGTATTgttcataaaataaatgaataaactttttattttgtggcTTTTTTACCACAGTTCACTGAATATTTTTGCAATAGAGCGGGGAGATTTTTTAATAGCATTTGACAACTACACATTAAATGCTTGTTAGCAGGTATTATATGTTGTTAGCTATAGTCATTTTTTTGATTGTTTATGATAATCattaataatacaatttcaGGGATCTTTCCTGGACACTAGAttaatttctttaaatgtgtttaatcgCTGAATTTCAAGTGTTACTCACAGTTGATCCCATTtttaaacacatatttaaaattccattattttgcatgtcAGAACAGTTTTAAGTCCATATTGACAATGTAAAGTAATTGCAGTCTAGTTTGCTGCATCTGCATGCTTAGCTCATATGTGTTAGATCAAGCTTTAAGTGCTTGAgggatttttttattctgtttaactTAAAGTGCATTTTACTTTTCACTTGTCAACTGAGCTatctttggggtttttttggtGAAATGTGCTATTCAAAAGCATAGTGGTTGAGTTATATT
Encoded here:
- the LOC117829750 gene encoding monocarboxylate transporter 7-like, encoding MALFRVKRKGLRCLGPNVYPEAPDGGWGWVVAFAFFMVGVFTYGTIKIFGIFLQKLMEEFEESNSRVSWIVSICVFVMTFNAPLSTVMTNRFGFQLVVMLGGFLISLGTIATSFTSSITQMYITYGVVAGIGYCLTFLPTVTILSQYFNRRRSLVTAVASTGEALAIFVLAPAFSALRDHVGWRKTMVVMGGLQGTIIIFGALLRPIVIKPREDLKAETDTSSQKELEALSTQENVEGTNPENNTSHEQTTSKSQDNDLIRGSVSTGDSSVQPLKDAEHSSPEEKSLLAKEDASVENNCHDAEKQLVNDEKKPGDQKVSLKKTKLLDFSVLRECSFIFYSLFGLFVTLGFFAPQLYIIELSVTRGVERDRATYMLSTMAVAEIFGRLSIGWILTRERLRAHKLYVLLVCVILLTADLVGFTLVKEYYGLAVCCAIYGFFLGTLTSTHIPMLAEDDVVGIERMSSAAGVYVFIQSFAGLAGPPLGGMLVDMTQNYGSAFYSCAAGMGIGALFLGLVKPAKKGLLCRRYSKCPEDKHEGNKESEEQDAAQTSDRRPDSLEDCTEVDKISIHQQEGATKDDPKVISFA